Proteins from one Ovis aries strain OAR_USU_Benz2616 breed Rambouillet chromosome 12, ARS-UI_Ramb_v3.0, whole genome shotgun sequence genomic window:
- the LOC132657449 gene encoding uncharacterized protein LOC132657449 yields the protein MVSKPKSSAPPAGPERAWHGQAQGPGSAAAMTTPAPEDRRAHPLSRASLLPFAPPPPQESIPPLAAEAAPFGAPTFCVHGTASGVSVGHPLMIFIVQPSPVALPPCGKPPPLAQVAVPWAACSPAILAPRKPGQGAIMPPGQPEAHIPRWPESSYSEGTAPQLEPQTQPRSLPSPTSLLDELMADTRIPTLPGPFPRAAADHGVDPALPGAPSLLDKLLAAMSIPASLGPSPGASAVTGQQQALAGTPSLLEHCGFAAFSGFLSPGA from the coding sequence ATGGTTTCAAAACCGAAGAGCTCAGCACCACCAGCAGGGCCCGAGCGGGCCTGGCATGGCCAGGCCCAAGGGCCAGGCAGTGCAGCAGCCATGACTactcctgctccagaggaccgaAGGGCCCACCCGCTGTCCAGAGCATCTCTCCTCCCCTtcgcccctcccccgccacagGAGAGCATACCACCCTTGGCGGCCGAAGCTGCTCCTTTTGGGGCCCCCACATTCTGTGTGCACGGGACTGCCTCTGGGGTCTCTGTGGGCCATCCGTTGATGATCTTCATAGTCCAGCCCAGCCCAGTGGCTCTCCCGCCATGCGGGAAGCCACCACCTCTTGCCCAGGTAGCAGTTCCCTGGGCTGCATGCTCCCCTGCCATCTTGGCCCCCCGGAAGCCTGGACAAGGGGCCATCATGCCTCCTGGACAGCCGGAGGCACACATCCCGCGCTGGCCAGAGTCATCCTACAGTGAAGGCACGGCCCCTCAGCTAGAGCCACAGACCCAGCCCCGCAGCCTTCCAAGCCCGACAAGCCTCCTAGACGAGCTCATGGCCGACACGCGCATTCCGACTTTGCCAGGACCTTTCCCTAGGGCCGCTGCTGACCATGGGGTGGACCCTGCCCTCCCAGGCGCACCCAGCCTCCTAGACAAGCTCTTGGCGGCAATGAGCATCCCCGCATCGCTGGGGCCTTCCCCGGGGGCCTCTGCAGTCACAGGGCAACAACAAGCTCTCGCTGGCACACCCAGCCTCTTAGAGCACTGTGGCtttgccgccttcagtggcttcctctccCCAGGGGCCTAG